A genome region from Candidatus Rokuibacteriota bacterium includes the following:
- a CDS encoding tRNA-dihydrouridine synthase family protein codes for MKIGQIEIPQLCRLAPMAAISNAPFRLIAKECGSGLTTTEEMDAFALLMDTRRAGDMAAYYPQERPLAMQLLGRDPQALIRAAHRCVELGADIVDLNMGCPMPKITGKGKGAALMKDVLGT; via the coding sequence ATGAAAATCGGCCAGATTGAAATCCCCCAGCTCTGCCGCCTGGCGCCCATGGCGGCCATCTCCAACGCGCCCTTCCGGCTCATCGCCAAGGAGTGCGGCAGCGGCCTGACCACGACCGAGGAGATGGACGCCTTCGCGCTCCTGATGGACACGCGGCGCGCCGGGGACATGGCGGCGTACTACCCTCAGGAGCGGCCGCTGGCGATGCAGCTCCTGGGGCGCGACCCGCAGGCCCTCATCCGCGCCGCGCATCGCTGCGTGGAGCTGGGCGCCGACATCGTCGACCTCAACATGGGCTGCCCCATGCCCAAGATCACGGGCAAGGGCAAGGGTGCCGCGTTGATGAAGGACGTGCTGGGCAC